The Pyrenophora tritici-repentis strain M4 chromosome 3, whole genome shotgun sequence genome has a window encoding:
- a CDS encoding unsaturated glucuronyl hydrolase protein, which yields MSRKQGVLANMSEVSALLQAGFTQKAFHAIVLQHPEHKSQFNAYIAKSIDSVVPVVSNATRDVSLPMDRLSNGNELLRVYTEPGKANYQKALHALRKSIDLQPRNAQHGLWYYVYPYWSYLDGMYSFAPFMTAYAKTCDNSASGVDDVVLQIDLLWQHCYDHKTGLLVHGYDASRKAVWVTSTVTGASPHVWGRSLGWYCMALIDTFELLPTTAHTARAYMADRFQELMEAVGRAVDAETGAWWQVMDQPGRKGNYIESSASSMFVYSMLKGLRLGVLSPQTAFNSTGPSGASRSVIRDTATRAYEYIAKTFVVENGTALGWNGTVGVCSLNSTATFEYYVGRPLVYNSVLGSAAFVLASLEYERLT from the exons ATGTCTCGCAAGCAAGGCGTCTTGGCCAACATGAGCGAAGTTTCCGCTCTACTCCAAGCTGGTTTCACTCAAAAAGCATTCCATGCAATCGTTCTTCAACATCCGGAACACAAGTCCCAATTTAACGCGTACATCGCCAAGAGCATTGATTCCGTGGTTCCAGTCGTCTCCAATGCAACACGCGACGTCAGTCTCCCGATGGATCGACTAAGCAATGGAAACGAGTTACTACGCGTCTACACAGAACCCGGAAAAGCAAATTACCAAAAAGCGCTGCATGCGCTGCGAAAGAGCATAGATCTACAACCCAGAAACGCGCAGCATGGGCTTTGGTACTACGTATATCCGTATTGGAGCTATCTGGACGGCATGTACAGTTTTGCTCCCTTCATGACTGCATACGCCAAAACCTGCGACAACTCGGCTTCTGGGGTTGACGACGTGGTGTTGCAGATAGATCTTCTCTGGCAGCACTGCTACGACCACAAGACTGGCCTTTTAGTCCACGGTTACGATGCCAGTAGGAAGGCTGTATGGGTAACCAGCACTGTCACAGGCGCAAGCCCGCATGTTTGGGGCCGAAGTCTGGGATGGTATTGTATGGCACTCATCGACACATTCGAGCTACTCCCAACCACCGCCCACACCGCCCGCGCATACATGGCCGACCGCTTCCAGGAGCTAATGGAGGCGGTTGGACGTGCTGTTGACGCCGAGACGGGTGCGTGGTGGCAGGTTATGGATCAGCCGGGGCGGAAGGGGAATTACATTGAGAGTAGTGCGAGTAGTATGTTTGTGTATTCGATGCTCAAGGGTCTTCGTCTAGGCGTCCTATCTCCGCAGACAGCATTCAATTCTACTGGCCCTTCGGGGGCTAGTCGGTCGGTTATCAGAGATACGGCGACGAGAGCATACGAGTACATTGCCAAGACTTTTGTCGTAGAGAATGGTACTGCACTGGGGTGGAATGGAACCGTGGGTGTATGCAGTTTGAACTCGACTGCGACGTTTGAA TACTATGTCGGACGACCACTTGTCTACAATAGCGTTCTCGGTTCTGCTGCGTTTGTGTTGGCAAGCTTGGAATACGAGAGATTGACCTAG
- a CDS encoding EBP domain containing protein: MAAANVSFVPGQHPYYPIEKEIVGYLANKWDTLDLLLMFAAGCVGIFGVTYVMVKRLRPNASTGDLSTIMWFVLCGCIHSFFEGYFAYNFRNMGGLNDLFGQLWKEYALSDSRYLTQDAFVLCMETVTAVFWGPGSFLCAYLISIDHPLRYSAQLIVSLGQFYGDVLYYATSLFDHYILNLSYSRPEQFYYWGYFVLMNAFWIVIPGYLMYQSVMATWSAFAAVNDAAKLVEKMGKKRN; this comes from the exons ATGGCCGCCGCAAACGTTTCCTTCGTTCCCGGTCAGCACCCTTACTACCCCATTGAGAAGGAGATTGTGGGCTACCTGGCCAACAAATGGGACACACTCGACCTCCTGCTGATGTTCGCTGCGGGCTGCGTGGGCATCTTTGGCGTCACGTATGTCATGGTCAAGCGTCTGAGACCCAATGCCAGCACCGGCGACTTGTCCACCATCATGTGGTTCGTGCTGTGCGGCTGCATACACTCGTTCTTTGAGGGCTACTTTGCCTACAACTTCAGGAACATGGGCGGCCTCAACGATCTGTTCGGCCAGCTGTGGAAGGAGTATGCGCTGAGCGACTCGCGTTACCTCACCCAGGATGCATTCGTGCTCTGCATGGAGACTGTTACTGCT GTCTTCTGGGGCCCCGGATCGTTCCTTTGTGCTTATCTCATCTCCATCGATCACCCGCTACGCTACTCGGCCCAACTCATCGTCTCGCTCGGTCAATTCTACGGCGACGTCCTCTACTACGCAACCTCGCTCTTCGACCACTACATTCTCAACTTGTCATACTCGCGCCCCGAGCAGTTCTACTACTGGGGTTACTTTGTCCTCATGAACGCTTTCTGGATTGTCATCCCGGGATACCTCATGTACCAGAGCGTCATGGCTACCTGGAGCGCGTTTGCGGCGGTCAATGACGCGGCAAAGCTTGTTGAGAAGATGGGCAAGAAGCGGAACTAG